A window of Gadus chalcogrammus isolate NIFS_2021 chromosome 16, NIFS_Gcha_1.0, whole genome shotgun sequence contains these coding sequences:
- the her8.2 gene encoding hairy-related 8.2, translating to MTASSMAHNVGRHSSAKEERKLRKPLIERKRRERINTCLDQLKETVIGAFRLDQSKLEKADILEMTVKHLQNIQSHKRNADPTLGLEAQQKYSTGYIECMHEVHNMLLTCEWMDKALGSRLLNHLLKSLPRSTDERPLQRTPRQDTPALAELPGTPLRGAGGQIAWPQERVLRLPSSPSHHSPLGLLEMWRPW from the exons ATGACCGCGTCCTCTATGGCTCACAACGTGGGGAGACACTCGAGTGCtaaggaggagagaaag TTAAGGAAGCCACTTATTgagagaaaaaggagagagaggataaacACTTGTTTGGATCAACTCAAAGAAACGGTGATCGGAGCGTTTAGACTAGAT CAATCGAAACTTGAGAAAGCAGATATCCTAGAAATGACCGTGAAACACCTGCAGAACATCCAGAGTCACAAACGCAATG CCGATCCCACGTTAGGCCTAGAGGCGCAGCAGAAGTACAGCACGGGCTACATCGAGTGCATGCACGAGGTCCACAACATGCTGCTGACCTGTGAGTGGATGGACAAAGCCCTGGGCTCCCGCCTGCTCAACCACCTGCTGAAGTCCCTGCCCAGGTCCACCGACGAGCGCCCCCTACAGCGCACCCCAAGACAAGACACGCCTGCCCTGGCAGAGCTCCCCGGCACACCCCTCAGGGGTGCCGGGGGCCAAATAGCCTGGCCCCAGGAGAGGGTGCTGCGGTTGCCAAGTAGCCCCAGCCACCACAGTCCCCTGGGTCTGCTGGAGATGTGGAGGCCCTGGTGA